The Prochlorococcus marinus XMU1404 DNA segment CACGTTGGAAAGTTAAATTGATAAATGTTATACCTGGAGAAAAATTATCTCTACAATTACATCACCACAGATCAGAACATTGGATTGTCGTTAAAGGCACTGCAAAAGTAGAAGTAGATAAATCAGAAATGATTCTTAATGAAAATCAAAGTACCTACATTCCTCTTGGTTCAAAACATAGATTATCCAATCCAGGGGAAGTACCTCTTTTATTAATTGAAGTCCAAAGTGGTTCCTATCTTGGTGAAGATGATATTGAAAGATTTGAAGATAGTTATGGTCGGATTTAGTAAACTTAAGATTAAATTTTTGATGATTAAATATCATTACTTCATAGATAAGAAGAACAAGATACTAGTATCATAAATGAATAGATAGTTAAGAATATATGAAAATTTTGATTACTGGAGCTGCTGGTTTTATTGGTTATCACTTAACTAAGAAACTATTAGAAAAAAATAATTTTTGTATAGGTATTGATAATTTTAATTCCTATTATGATCCAAATCTTAAGCATGCCCGTTTTGAGAACTTACAAAGAATTGCTGAAGAAAATAATAATAACTTTAAGATGATAAATGGAGACATCAAAGATCAGATTACTTTAGATAAAGTTTTTCAAAAAAATCAACCTAATGTAGTTGTTAATCTTGCTGCGCAAGCTGGAGTAAGATATTCACTGGACAATCCTTCTGCTTACATACAAAGTAATATAGTAGGCTTTGCAAATTTATTAGAAGCTTGCCGCAATTTTCAAGTCAAACATCTTGTTTATGCCAGTAGTAGTTCTGTTTATGGAGGTAATACTAATATGCCCTTTACTGAAAAGCACGGAGTTGATCATCCTATAAGTCTTTATGCTGCCACAAAAAAAGCGAACGAATTGATGGCTCATTCATATAGTCATCTCTACTCTATTCCTGCGACAGGATTAAGATTTTTTACTGTATATGGACCATGGGGTAGGCCTGATATGGCTCTTTTTCTCTTCACAAAATCAATCCTTAATAGAGAACCAATTAAAGTCTTTAATCATGGAAAGATGAAAAGAGCATTCACTTACATTGATGATATTGTAGAAAGCATACTAAAAATAATTGATAAGCCTCCCAAATCAAATAAGAAATTCGACACCCTAAATCCAAATCCAGCAAATAGTTGGGCACCACATAAAGTATTTAATATTGGCAATGCTAAACCAGTATCTTTAAATGATTATATAAGTGCAATAGAGGATTCTTTAGGAATCAAAGCAGAAAAATTATTGCTTCCTATTCAACCGGGAGATGTCGAGTGTACCTCATCAGATTGTTCAGCCTTAGAATCATGGATAGATTTCAAACCTAATACTCCAATAAAAGTTGGTATTAAAAAATTCACAAAATGGTATAGAGAGTTTTATGGTGTCTAATAAAGAACTTATCATAGATATTTACCCAGACCTTAATAAGTGCGTTGTGGCAATAATAGGACTTGGCTATGTAGGATTACCTCTTTTGGTGGCTTTAGCACAAAATAAAGATAATGAAATTGAATTTAGAAATATTCATAGAAAAATTATAGGTTTTGACATAAATGAAGAGAGACTAGAAGAATTAAAGAAAGGAATTGATAGA contains these protein-coding regions:
- a CDS encoding NAD-dependent epimerase codes for the protein MKILITGAAGFIGYHLTKKLLEKNNFCIGIDNFNSYYDPNLKHARFENLQRIAEENNNNFKMINGDIKDQITLDKVFQKNQPNVVVNLAAQAGVRYSLDNPSAYIQSNIVGFANLLEACRNFQVKHLVYASSSSVYGGNTNMPFTEKHGVDHPISLYAATKKANELMAHSYSHLYSIPATGLRFFTVYGPWGRPDMALFLFTKSILNREPIKVFNHGKMKRAFTYIDDIVESILKIIDKPPKSNKKFDTLNPNPANSWAPHKVFNIGNAKPVSLNDYISAIEDSLGIKAEKLLLPIQPGDVECTSSDCSALESWIDFKPNTPIKVGIKKFTKWYREFYGV